The Providencia rettgeri genome includes a window with the following:
- the toxB gene encoding Toxin B, which yields MFNNSCLLKNSIYKMDEIKKDNNFLIINTESLLIIRQIKQILLRTVQEMGYDTVNSNLVAQVLRDSRLKSGLFGSMPLKNSPASPDVKNFLADTLSFTRLHAISGDSMTTMGKIPPYGRAHLVKIGPNSYAVEYRYEPSSISPSLAFHTYFLGYNGANQSSITPAYVDIPIQAAEDSFLFTGSLTGCSVIVTKLNETTYRVYHDGRVNSSILYDNVVMAFDYMDYQVPGSDEGLAMAYMYFKDGHWRLLLQKQEYELINGTPIPKLRNNESSMIGYYVDNQFSEKQLEKFNRYRHASQNKLKEIAKEFGINTDQVSDGEYIDGGFSLENSAIKSWVDLNGKVKKKIYDKINQLIKKIDKFKVELSNLKSKSIRSNDENIRIDNLISILEMEKTIKDYYSQKYLSILTESLSVEKSRLWLQIKNKTGIDSVVQVVNEELGNGVTNIALNKEYKLAVMRDRNIANDKFNEGYDNYNKTDIRGFNQEMTSSEMMALYLNPELSVTERGALYRHIQNTIDNEGRHQILENTREINELFKREGSINSRLSPQDFYLPLMGDMSDGRCYPLVRAMAVALEENGPNGSNVLLDKLFLAAASPTDNSSILLKKSLIRLHSNIEAVQSSSSQGNLDLNAIEARLTEGNATKMYALNSQKHAMMLGKIVYEDSVTYYFYDPNFGIFMFESSHKLFSALNKFMINKKMAKLYVALGSDSKPIFELISIDVDGMRNVAVGGGLVVSDLSNTDDLNLVAERRKNTIKFIENQIQITKELNIKASLTILTAERWGDKIERVFNEISEQYQLDETWLPNFSSIEMTEEGKYRIQFINKDIAFRERWIETTDSTLMEFKEYFNENINTFEQSYEFHHSELRRRGGIGNAEHVDGMNMGMAVHALIQWAANKNRQNISSGMSSNLAEALKIHAYVTYSMMAHGAVNDVTKVVKLVKTLWCEEAGITHSAMKTFSSSFARVANEGIGTVFQGAMVGFDIYELTHAENDPQKAVFGTQLAFDSASLLLSGATIGAGIVGATEAAAVFGGVGVIVGGLGIGIVGLARAYAEIGEHAKEVGVYFQHLDDAYSGNGFDYQIDNKSGKRILVPRPLAVFDRIDLRSKKINFDSQYLYRTQPHRSGNGSGRKDFIAWAAYLPYSVVDKKQAINIREGLGYQSKHDIPFQETDTVILPGVPKSYINYSFNLFPGALTRYDYGFNVLRRLEETDKFDYDFYSFPGEYIITRIYHEYVSTKTNIILPINKAHIAVPKISSEWYGKLSYNLSGAGGEYIISINHGVNIKLINDSNFKHNSKWVIDTSLIDGGDPTVEVNDGYLRIGSLNINIDPSALSDQVILVNSEHEVREVDFKNKLIQVIREDGRQWSNKGQSIEQHLNELADKHQLHGNFIVVDDYIYGKKNVGRAFYEVATKRMLFTNSINKIYHSPTLGTIDAEYAYFFSQEENIIWRSNINNGGQLDNNYYLADEKSSPFKVHKLWREHENIYFSLTHHDNNDEIFTKYKIDGKKSELVNIFNSSKLLEYLANSPTKINSSGYHILKMYYNVPNDRYSQNLSEVESDKLDFSTLNLAKIVTIDGKDENGINRRYWLRRDTNTLIKVNLGVNKYTKVVENPADLILVGSLIDYSETEVFFFYSKEKDRLYRQEGLGQDVFDINNPTTKVITQEIYGHSIPITQINTVFNWNGNIIVIRKSGKIQQVNADGSIDIVAFNEHWLKTLDSSNWLSKLDDNYNGTKQAIALLGLRRSDESIIPAWYFDRKFIIAHSLLSEHELQFLGFDSDNQNGFIFDRNTGKLYSQQVVNIDTMRHSFGVINTYMSSNNNIADSIRIYPELVFKNIKKIDNGLMMLTDKNEILYQPENGTKESNKIGASFVIKGTHEADIINPSKIAHVDTLILSGGEGGDTYEFSVDAWKAYRAIIIDNNAKDNAVDDIIIPSVDNWRKMFINRQGNDLIITDIHNDTSLILREVYGSKSKSYRHLMIKIAQEHDDIVLDNLVNKLKENYGLMYLSTYFNERAKRQSDSTDIIDLLTDRINFMRHIEQLNVDIMLDGKNERTELIPIGLSSQINLA from the coding sequence ATGTTTAATAATAGTTGTTTATTAAAAAATTCCATTTATAAAATGGATGAAATTAAAAAAGATAATAATTTTCTAATTATTAATACAGAATCATTATTAATAATTCGCCAAATAAAACAAATTTTACTGAGAACAGTGCAAGAGATGGGCTATGATACAGTTAACTCTAATTTAGTTGCACAAGTACTGCGTGATAGTCGTTTAAAATCTGGATTATTTGGCAGTATGCCACTTAAAAATAGTCCAGCAAGTCCTGATGTTAAGAACTTTCTTGCAGACACATTATCGTTTACCCGCTTGCATGCGATTAGTGGGGATAGCATGACAACAATGGGTAAAATACCACCTTATGGACGTGCACACTTAGTTAAAATTGGTCCGAATAGTTATGCGGTTGAATATAGATATGAGCCTTCAAGCATCTCGCCTTCATTAGCATTCCATACTTATTTTTTAGGTTATAACGGGGCTAATCAGTCCAGTATAACGCCTGCTTATGTTGATATACCTATTCAGGCTGCGGAGGATAGTTTTTTATTCACGGGCTCTTTAACAGGGTGCTCCGTTATTGTTACTAAGCTGAATGAAACAACCTATCGTGTTTATCATGATGGCCGTGTGAATAGTTCTATATTGTATGATAACGTTGTAATGGCATTTGATTATATGGACTACCAAGTTCCAGGCTCAGATGAAGGCCTTGCGATGGCGTATATGTATTTTAAGGATGGCCATTGGCGGTTATTATTACAAAAGCAAGAATATGAATTGATCAATGGAACACCTATTCCTAAGCTACGTAACAACGAAAGTTCTATGATAGGTTATTATGTTGATAATCAATTTTCCGAGAAACAATTAGAAAAATTCAATCGATATCGCCATGCATCACAAAATAAATTAAAAGAAATAGCAAAAGAATTTGGTATAAATACGGACCAGGTTTCAGATGGTGAATATATTGATGGGGGGTTTTCGCTGGAGAACTCAGCAATAAAATCATGGGTTGATTTAAATGGCAAGGTTAAAAAGAAAATTTATGATAAAATCAATCAATTAATTAAAAAAATTGATAAATTTAAAGTTGAATTAAGCAATCTAAAGAGTAAGTCAATACGAAGTAATGACGAAAATATAAGGATCGATAATTTAATATCAATTCTGGAAATGGAAAAAACTATTAAAGATTACTATTCTCAAAAATATTTATCGATATTAACTGAGTCATTATCTGTAGAAAAAAGCAGGTTATGGCTACAAATAAAAAATAAGACTGGAATTGACTCTGTTGTTCAAGTCGTAAATGAAGAACTTGGTAACGGTGTTACGAATATAGCACTAAATAAAGAATATAAATTGGCGGTGATGCGAGATCGTAATATTGCTAATGATAAATTTAATGAAGGTTATGATAACTATAATAAAACTGATATTCGAGGCTTTAATCAAGAAATGACTTCATCAGAGATGATGGCTCTATATTTAAATCCTGAATTGAGCGTGACAGAACGTGGCGCATTGTATAGGCATATTCAAAATACGATAGATAACGAAGGTCGTCATCAAATTTTAGAAAATACGAGGGAAATAAATGAATTATTTAAGAGAGAGGGCAGTATAAATTCTAGGCTATCCCCCCAAGATTTTTATTTACCTTTAATGGGAGATATGTCAGATGGTCGCTGTTATCCGCTTGTTAGAGCTATGGCTGTTGCATTAGAGGAGAATGGGCCAAATGGTAGTAATGTACTACTCGACAAACTCTTTTTAGCTGCCGCATCACCAACAGATAACAGCTCAATTCTATTAAAAAAATCATTAATAAGGCTTCACTCAAATATTGAAGCGGTACAGTCTTCGAGTTCTCAAGGTAACCTAGATTTAAATGCTATTGAGGCTAGATTAACTGAGGGGAATGCAACGAAAATGTATGCCTTAAATAGCCAGAAGCATGCGATGATGTTGGGGAAAATTGTATATGAAGATAGTGTAACCTATTATTTTTACGATCCTAATTTCGGTATATTCATGTTTGAAAGTAGTCATAAACTTTTTTCAGCTCTAAATAAGTTTATGATAAATAAAAAAATGGCTAAATTATATGTTGCTTTAGGCTCTGATTCGAAACCTATTTTTGAATTAATTTCTATTGATGTTGACGGGATGAGAAATGTGGCAGTGGGCGGGGGATTAGTCGTATCAGATTTATCCAATACAGATGATTTGAATCTTGTTGCTGAAAGGCGTAAAAATACGATTAAATTTATTGAAAATCAAATACAAATCACTAAAGAGTTAAATATAAAAGCATCGTTAACAATTTTGACCGCTGAACGATGGGGGGACAAAATTGAGAGAGTATTTAATGAGATATCTGAACAGTATCAATTAGATGAAACATGGTTACCTAATTTTTCTAGTATAGAAATGACTGAGGAGGGAAAATACCGTATTCAATTTATTAATAAAGACATCGCATTTCGAGAGCGCTGGATTGAAACAACAGATAGTACTTTGATGGAATTTAAAGAGTACTTTAATGAAAATATAAATACATTTGAACAAAGCTACGAATTTCACCATTCTGAATTACGGCGCCGAGGTGGCATAGGTAATGCGGAACATGTTGATGGAATGAACATGGGAATGGCCGTTCACGCATTAATTCAGTGGGCTGCGAATAAAAATAGACAAAACATAAGCAGTGGCATGTCATCAAATTTAGCGGAAGCATTAAAAATTCATGCTTATGTCACTTATAGTATGATGGCGCATGGTGCAGTAAATGATGTGACAAAGGTTGTAAAGTTAGTTAAAACGCTTTGGTGTGAGGAGGCGGGAATTACCCACTCTGCGATGAAGACTTTTTCATCATCATTTGCCCGGGTAGCTAATGAAGGGATCGGTACTGTTTTTCAAGGCGCAATGGTTGGGTTTGATATTTATGAATTAACACATGCAGAAAATGATCCACAAAAGGCTGTATTTGGAACTCAGCTGGCATTCGATTCAGCAAGTTTACTATTAAGTGGTGCAACAATTGGTGCAGGTATTGTCGGAGCTACAGAGGCAGCTGCTGTATTTGGTGGTGTGGGTGTGATTGTTGGTGGCCTCGGAATTGGAATTGTGGGACTAGCACGTGCATATGCTGAAATTGGCGAGCATGCGAAAGAAGTTGGGGTCTACTTCCAACATTTAGATGATGCGTATAGTGGGAATGGATTTGATTATCAAATAGATAATAAAAGTGGTAAACGGATCTTAGTTCCACGTCCTTTGGCTGTATTTGATCGTATTGACTTACGCTCAAAAAAAATTAACTTTGATAGCCAGTATCTCTACCGTACACAGCCCCATCGCAGTGGAAATGGTAGTGGGCGCAAAGATTTTATTGCTTGGGCAGCGTATCTTCCCTATTCGGTGGTTGATAAAAAACAAGCCATTAATATTCGAGAAGGACTTGGTTATCAGAGCAAGCATGACATTCCATTTCAAGAGACAGATACCGTTATTTTACCAGGGGTGCCAAAGTCATATATTAATTATTCTTTTAATCTATTTCCAGGTGCATTGACTCGTTATGATTATGGTTTTAATGTTTTGCGGAGATTAGAAGAAACAGATAAATTTGATTATGATTTTTATTCTTTTCCTGGTGAGTATATTATAACTAGAATTTATCATGAATATGTCAGTACCAAAACAAATATTATTTTACCCATAAATAAAGCACATATTGCCGTGCCTAAAATATCCAGTGAATGGTATGGGAAACTATCTTATAACCTTAGCGGAGCGGGTGGTGAATATATTATTAGTATTAACCATGGTGTTAATATTAAATTAATAAATGATTCAAATTTTAAGCATAATTCAAAATGGGTTATTGATACAAGTTTGATTGATGGCGGTGATCCTACAGTAGAAGTTAATGATGGTTATCTAAGAATTGGCAGTTTAAATATAAATATTGATCCAAGTGCCTTATCTGATCAAGTTATTTTAGTTAATTCAGAGCATGAAGTTCGTGAGGTAGATTTTAAAAATAAACTCATTCAAGTTATCAGAGAGGATGGTCGACAGTGGAGTAATAAAGGCCAGTCAATTGAACAGCACCTAAATGAATTGGCTGATAAACACCAATTGCACGGTAACTTTATTGTAGTTGATGATTATATATATGGTAAGAAAAATGTTGGGAGAGCTTTTTATGAGGTCGCAACAAAAAGAATGCTTTTTACTAATTCAATAAATAAAATCTATCATTCGCCTACACTCGGAACTATTGATGCAGAGTATGCCTATTTCTTTTCTCAGGAAGAAAATATTATTTGGCGGAGCAATATTAATAATGGTGGTCAACTCGATAATAATTATTATTTAGCTGATGAGAAATCATCACCGTTTAAAGTACATAAGCTATGGAGGGAGCATGAAAATATTTATTTTAGTTTAACTCATCATGATAATAATGACGAAATTTTCACTAAATATAAAATAGATGGAAAAAAATCTGAACTCGTTAATATTTTTAATAGTAGTAAGCTGTTAGAATATTTAGCGAATTCACCAACAAAAATAAATAGTTCGGGATACCATATTTTAAAAATGTATTATAATGTACCTAATGATCGTTACAGTCAAAATCTTAGCGAAGTAGAATCTGATAAGTTAGATTTTTCTACGTTAAATCTTGCAAAGATAGTAACTATTGATGGTAAAGATGAAAATGGTATCAATCGTCGTTATTGGCTACGTCGTGACACAAATACTTTAATTAAGGTTAACCTTGGTGTAAATAAATATACAAAGGTTGTTGAAAACCCTGCTGATTTAATACTTGTTGGTAGTTTAATTGACTACAGTGAAACGGAAGTGTTTTTTTTCTATAGTAAAGAAAAAGATAGATTATATCGTCAAGAAGGCTTGGGGCAAGATGTATTTGATATCAACAATCCAACAACAAAGGTTATCACACAAGAAATATACGGACACTCAATCCCGATTACACAAATAAACACTGTTTTTAATTGGAATGGAAATATTATTGTTATAAGAAAGTCAGGAAAGATACAGCAAGTTAATGCGGATGGTAGTATAGATATAGTCGCATTTAATGAGCATTGGTTAAAAACATTAGATTCATCTAATTGGTTATCAAAGCTTGACGACAACTATAATGGAACAAAACAGGCAATTGCTTTATTGGGATTAAGGCGCTCAGATGAGAGTATCATTCCTGCATGGTACTTTGATCGCAAATTTATTATTGCTCACTCTTTGTTATCAGAACATGAGCTACAATTTTTAGGATTTGATTCAGATAATCAAAACGGGTTTATATTTGATAGAAATACCGGTAAATTATATAGTCAGCAAGTTGTTAATATTGATACTATGCGACATTCATTCGGTGTTATTAATACCTATATGAGTTCAAATAATAATATAGCTGATAGCATTAGAATATACCCAGAGTTAGTATTTAAAAATATTAAGAAAATTGATAATGGCCTCATGATGCTAACGGATAAGAACGAAATACTTTATCAGCCTGAAAATGGAACAAAAGAATCGAACAAGATAGGCGCTTCATTTGTAATTAAAGGAACGCATGAGGCAGATATCATTAATCCATCTAAAATAGCTCATGTTGATACATTAATATTAAGTGGTGGAGAAGGGGGGGATACATATGAATTTAGTGTAGATGCTTGGAAAGCTTATCGTGCCATTATTATTGATAATAACGCAAAAGATAATGCTGTAGATGATATTATTATACCGTCAGTTGACAATTGGAGAAAGATGTTCATTAACCGGCAAGGTAATGATCTCATTATTACAGATATCCATAATGACACATCGTTAATATTACGTGAAGTCTATGGTTCAAAATCTAAGTCTTATCGCCACTTGATGATTAAAATAGCGCAGGAGCATGATGATATAGTACTCGATAATCTAGTTAACAAGCTAAAGGAAAATTACGGATTAATGTATTTATCGACATATTTTAATGAAAGAGCAAAACGACAGTCAGACTCTACCGATATTATAGATTTATTAACGGATAGAATAAATTTTATGCGTCACATAGAACAATTAAATGTAGATATTATGCTAGACGGAAAAAATGAACGAACTGAACTTATACCAATTGGCTTATCAAGCCAAATTAATTTGGCTTGA
- the acrB gene encoding Acriflavine resistance protein B, with the protein MPKFFIERPIFAWVIAIITMLAGLLAIIQLPVSQYPTIAPPAVSISANYPGADAETVQNTVTQVIEQNMNGIDNLVYMSSSSDSSGSASITLTFEAGTDGDIAQVQVQNKLQLAMPLLPQEVQQQGISVDKSTSSFLMVAGFVSNDGSMGQYDIADYVGSNIKDPLSRVNGVGETQLFGTQYAMRIWLKPEQLVKYNMTTTDVINAIKVQNNQVAAGQLGGSPSVANQRLNVSIIAQTRLNSPEEFSNILLRVNQDGSQVRIKDVAEVQLGAENYSTIARFNGKPAAGIGIKLATGANALDTSNNVRAALEEMKPFFPQGLEIVYPYDTTPFVKISINEVVKTLVEAIMLVVVVMYLFLQNIRATLIPTIAVPVVLLGTFAILSAFGYSINTLTMFAMVLAIGLLVDDAIVVVENVERVMQEEGLSPKEATKKSMGQIQGALVGIAMVLSAVFIPMAFFGGSTGAIYRQFSITIVSSMILSVLVAMILTPALCATMLKPIEKGSHGSQKGFFGWFNRTFEKQAHHYTDSVSRMLNGTGRYLVIYLLLVVGMAFMFVRLPSSFLPAEDQGVFLSMIQLPPGSTQEQTQAVLDEVNNYYHTEEAKNVESVFTVGGFSFAGQGQNMGLAFVVLKNWSERKGDENHVDAIVQRANIALSKKQEALIYAFNLPAIVELGTADGFDFELVDKGNLGHDKLMQARNQLLGLAAQHPEMLQGVRPNGQDDTSQYRIYIDQQKAQAQGVAISDINATLSSMFGGSYVNDFIDRGRVKKVYVQGDAESRMLPSDISNLYVRNNQGKMVPFSAFMDESKDPWKYGSPRLERYNGVPAMNIQGQAAPGQSTGDAMLLMEKLTTENLPEGIGYEWTGMSYQERLAGNQAPALYAISLIVVFLCLAALYESWSVPFSVMLVVPLGIIGALLFTSVRGLDNDVYFKVGLLTTIGLSAKNAILIVEFAKDLMEKEGKGLVEATLNAVKMRLRPILMTSLAFMLGVIPLVFSNGAGSASQNSVGTGVLGGMFAATSLAIFFVPVFFVVIRRRFSKKSEDVEHSHPPTAQ; encoded by the coding sequence ATGCCTAAGTTTTTTATAGAAAGACCAATTTTTGCGTGGGTAATTGCTATTATCACCATGCTTGCTGGTCTGTTGGCAATTATCCAGTTACCTGTTTCGCAGTACCCGACCATCGCGCCACCGGCTGTTTCTATTTCAGCTAACTATCCGGGAGCGGATGCTGAGACGGTACAAAATACAGTAACGCAGGTTATCGAACAGAACATGAACGGTATCGATAACTTGGTATATATGTCATCGAGCAGTGATTCATCAGGTTCTGCTAGCATTACGCTGACATTTGAAGCAGGAACTGATGGTGATATCGCGCAAGTACAAGTGCAAAACAAATTGCAACTGGCGATGCCATTGTTGCCACAAGAAGTTCAGCAACAAGGTATTAGTGTCGATAAATCAACTAGTTCATTCTTAATGGTTGCGGGTTTCGTTTCTAACGATGGCTCAATGGGGCAATATGATATTGCCGACTATGTAGGGTCAAATATTAAAGACCCACTTAGCCGAGTTAACGGTGTAGGTGAAACTCAACTGTTCGGTACCCAATATGCAATGCGTATTTGGCTAAAACCAGAGCAACTTGTTAAGTACAACATGACCACCACAGATGTCATTAATGCGATCAAGGTTCAAAATAACCAAGTCGCAGCAGGACAACTCGGTGGTTCACCATCTGTAGCAAATCAGCGTTTAAACGTTTCTATCATTGCGCAGACACGATTAAATAGCCCTGAAGAATTTAGCAATATTTTATTACGTGTAAACCAAGATGGTTCACAAGTACGTATTAAGGATGTTGCTGAGGTCCAATTAGGTGCTGAAAACTATAGTACGATTGCCCGCTTTAATGGTAAGCCAGCAGCAGGTATCGGTATTAAACTGGCAACGGGAGCGAACGCATTAGATACGTCTAATAACGTTCGTGCCGCGCTTGAGGAAATGAAACCTTTCTTCCCTCAAGGGTTAGAGATTGTTTATCCATACGATACAACCCCATTCGTTAAAATTTCAATTAACGAAGTGGTTAAAACGTTAGTAGAAGCAATCATGCTGGTTGTTGTTGTAATGTATTTGTTCCTACAAAACATCCGTGCAACACTGATACCAACGATTGCAGTACCTGTCGTATTGTTAGGTACTTTTGCTATCTTGTCGGCATTTGGTTATTCCATAAACACGTTGACCATGTTCGCGATGGTACTCGCCATCGGGCTTCTCGTCGATGACGCCATCGTTGTTGTTGAGAACGTTGAGCGTGTTATGCAAGAAGAAGGCTTATCACCAAAAGAAGCGACCAAAAAATCAATGGGTCAAATCCAAGGTGCGTTAGTCGGTATTGCAATGGTGCTGTCTGCGGTATTCATCCCTATGGCCTTCTTTGGGGGTTCTACAGGGGCAATTTACCGTCAGTTCTCAATTACCATTGTATCCTCCATGATCTTATCAGTACTGGTTGCGATGATCTTAACGCCAGCACTGTGCGCCACCATGTTGAAGCCAATTGAAAAAGGCAGCCATGGTAGCCAGAAAGGGTTCTTTGGGTGGTTTAACCGTACATTTGAAAAACAAGCACACCACTACACCGACAGTGTAAGCCGTATGCTTAACGGTACTGGTCGTTATCTCGTCATTTACCTGCTGTTAGTGGTTGGTATGGCGTTCATGTTCGTTCGCTTACCGTCTTCCTTCTTACCGGCGGAAGACCAGGGGGTATTCTTGTCAATGATCCAATTACCACCGGGATCAACGCAAGAACAAACCCAAGCGGTACTGGATGAAGTGAATAACTACTACCATACCGAAGAAGCTAAAAACGTTGAATCGGTCTTTACCGTTGGGGGCTTTAGCTTCGCAGGTCAAGGCCAAAATATGGGTCTCGCTTTCGTCGTTCTGAAAAATTGGAGCGAACGTAAAGGCGATGAAAACCACGTTGATGCGATTGTACAGCGTGCGAATATCGCACTGTCAAAAAAACAAGAGGCATTGATTTACGCCTTTAACCTACCCGCAATTGTTGAGTTAGGTACCGCAGACGGGTTTGACTTTGAGTTAGTTGATAAAGGTAACTTGGGGCATGATAAACTGATGCAAGCCCGTAACCAGTTGCTAGGATTGGCGGCTCAGCACCCAGAAATGCTTCAAGGTGTTCGCCCAAATGGTCAGGATGATACCTCGCAATACCGTATTTATATTGACCAACAAAAAGCACAGGCTCAAGGTGTCGCTATCAGTGATATCAACGCAACATTGAGTTCTATGTTTGGTGGAAGCTACGTGAATGACTTTATCGACCGTGGTCGTGTGAAGAAAGTTTACGTACAAGGTGACGCAGAAAGCCGTATGTTACCTTCTGACATCAGTAACCTGTATGTTCGTAATAACCAAGGTAAAATGGTTCCGTTCTCTGCATTTATGGACGAATCCAAAGATCCTTGGAAGTATGGTTCACCACGTTTAGAACGTTATAACGGTGTCCCTGCGATGAATATTCAAGGCCAAGCAGCTCCGGGACAAAGTACGGGTGATGCGATGCTGTTAATGGAAAAACTCACCACTGAAAACCTGCCTGAAGGAATTGGTTACGAGTGGACGGGTATGTCTTATCAAGAACGTTTAGCAGGTAACCAAGCCCCTGCACTGTATGCGATTTCTTTGATAGTGGTATTCCTGTGTCTGGCTGCTCTATATGAAAGCTGGTCTGTTCCATTCTCAGTTATGTTAGTGGTTCCATTAGGTATTATTGGTGCGTTATTGTTCACCAGTGTTCGCGGTTTAGACAATGACGTTTACTTTAAAGTGGGCCTCTTAACCACCATTGGGCTATCGGCGAAAAACGCAATATTGATTGTTGAATTCGCCAAAGACTTGATGGAAAAAGAAGGAAAAGGGTTAGTCGAAGCAACACTGAATGCAGTTAAAATGCGTTTACGACCAATTCTGATGACATCTCTAGCATTTATGTTAGGTGTTATCCCACTGGTATTTAGTAATGGTGCAGGTTCTGCATCCCAGAACTCAGTAGGTACTGGTGTTCTTGGAGGCATGTTCGCAGCAACCTCGCTGGCTATCTTCTTCGTTCCTGTATTCTTCGTGGTGATCCGTCGCCGTTTCTCGAAGAAATCAGAGGACGTGGAACACAGTCACCCACCAACAGCTCAATAA
- the acrA gene encoding Acriflavine resistance protein A precursor, producing MRKNRGVLPLALLVLSGGLALSGCNDEQQGGGERPAPEVGIVTLKAEPLTLKTELPGRTSAFRVAEVRPQVSGIILKRNYKEGSDVEAGTSLYQIDPAPFQATYDSAKAELAKAQANANLAALTVKRYKPLLGTNYISRQEYDQATSTYAQALAAVKAAEAAVETARINLNYTKVTAPISGRTGKSNVTEGALVSTGQTTELMRVQQLDPIYVDVTQSSDDFLRLKNEIAKGAVQRESGKAPVSLINNNGQEYAQKGVLEFSDVTVDETTGSITMRAMFPNPNKELLPGMFVRAVLEDGVIDNAILVPQQGLSRTAQGTSQVMVVDAENKVEVRKVKAGQAVGNKWLVTEGLKAGDRVIVIGLQKIKPGIVVNPKEANLETQSIDNQAKPEEKSK from the coding sequence ATGCGAAAAAACAGAGGGGTGTTACCTCTGGCTCTGTTAGTTCTTTCAGGTGGCTTGGCTCTATCCGGTTGTAACGATGAACAACAAGGTGGCGGAGAACGCCCGGCGCCTGAAGTAGGAATTGTTACGCTTAAAGCCGAACCTCTGACGCTCAAAACCGAGTTACCAGGCCGAACATCCGCATTTCGTGTTGCCGAGGTTCGTCCTCAGGTTAGTGGCATCATATTGAAGCGCAACTATAAAGAAGGTAGCGACGTAGAAGCAGGGACATCTTTATACCAAATTGACCCGGCACCATTCCAAGCAACCTATGACAGCGCAAAAGCGGAGCTAGCAAAAGCACAAGCTAATGCGAATCTGGCTGCATTAACGGTGAAGCGTTATAAACCATTGTTAGGGACTAATTACATTAGTCGTCAGGAATACGACCAAGCAACGTCAACCTATGCGCAAGCACTCGCTGCCGTCAAAGCGGCTGAAGCGGCGGTTGAAACTGCACGTATCAACCTGAATTATACCAAAGTGACTGCACCGATTAGCGGCCGTACTGGCAAATCGAATGTGACTGAAGGGGCTTTAGTATCAACAGGGCAAACCACTGAATTAATGCGTGTTCAGCAACTTGATCCTATCTATGTTGACGTAACACAATCAAGTGACGATTTCTTACGCCTCAAAAATGAGATAGCGAAAGGCGCTGTACAGCGGGAATCAGGAAAAGCACCTGTCAGCTTGATCAACAACAACGGTCAAGAATACGCACAAAAAGGTGTTCTGGAATTCTCTGATGTCACTGTTGATGAAACAACAGGGTCTATCACGATGAGAGCCATGTTCCCTAACCCGAACAAAGAATTACTTCCAGGTATGTTTGTTCGTGCTGTATTAGAAGATGGTGTTATTGATAATGCGATTCTAGTTCCGCAACAAGGTTTATCTCGTACGGCTCAAGGAACTTCTCAAGTCATGGTTGTTGACGCTGAGAATAAAGTTGAAGTCAGAAAAGTTAAAGCAGGACAAGCAGTTGGCAACAAATGGCTGGTAACTGAAGGTCTAAAAGCAGGTGATCGTGTCATTGTCATCGGCTTACAAAAAATCAAACCAGGAATTGTTGTGAATCCTAAGGAAGCAAACTTAGAAACGCAATCCATAGACAATCAGGCAAAACCTGAAGAAAAGTCTAAATAA
- the acrR_1 gene encoding Potential acrAB operon repressor gives MARKTKQQAEETRQEILDAAIKTFSERGVSATSLADIAKAAGVTRGAIYWHFKNKVDLFYQACEFGDNQIVQAEEYYRSKYTNDPLSILRELLVYILTDFIESPKNRALMEIFFLKCELVGEMAELVDFKRANYVASQCRIVDNLTACIDAGQLPADLDVECAAIMIRSLMSGLLENWLLQSENFNINQHTITLVDTLLETLKCNTAIRLKPIQTE, from the coding sequence ATGGCACGAAAAACTAAACAACAGGCTGAAGAAACCCGTCAGGAAATATTAGATGCTGCCATCAAAACATTCTCTGAACGAGGAGTTTCTGCCACATCATTAGCCGATATTGCAAAAGCAGCGGGGGTTACCCGAGGTGCAATATATTGGCATTTCAAAAACAAAGTTGATCTCTTTTATCAAGCTTGTGAATTTGGTGATAACCAAATAGTACAAGCTGAAGAATATTATCGTTCTAAATATACCAACGATCCACTTTCAATACTAAGAGAATTATTAGTTTATATTTTGACTGATTTTATTGAAAGCCCTAAAAACCGCGCTTTGATGGAAATTTTCTTTTTGAAGTGCGAATTAGTTGGCGAAATGGCAGAGTTAGTTGATTTTAAACGCGCTAATTACGTCGCAAGCCAATGCCGAATTGTGGATAACTTGACCGCCTGTATTGATGCGGGGCAGCTTCCAGCAGACCTTGATGTGGAGTGTGCCGCGATTATGATCCGTTCATTAATGTCTGGTTTGTTAGAAAACTGGCTACTCCAATCAGAAAATTTTAATATTAATCAACATACAATTACATTGGTTGATACACTATTAGAAACACTAAAATGTAATACCGCGATCCGGTTAAAACCCATTCAAACTGAATAA